The Gillisia sp. Hel_I_86 genome has a segment encoding these proteins:
- a CDS encoding BT_3928 family protein, giving the protein MKIFVGVARIFVGILFIISGFIKLNDPIGFSFKLQEYFSAEVLNIEVLVPFALVIAIFLVIFELVLGIMLIIGYLPKFTLWSLLLMIVFFTFLTFYSAYFDKVKDCGCFGDALPLTPWQSFYKDAILLGLILLLFFNRKLIAPIFAPVSHRWIIFLSFMLCFIFAYYVLMHLPAIDFRAYKVGNNLLEEMKIPKDAKKAVYEYRWKFDRNGEEVLIKNSGAYPNVKGEYVGVETALISEGFKPKIPDFSILKDGQDITKEILSKKKLLLIVAYDLRKTEREGFSAIKELSGKALKKGYTVVGLTASGDDLKKEITSKFSLKFDFYQSDETVLKTIVRANPGILTLMNATITQKKHWGDALEIDLK; this is encoded by the coding sequence ATGAAGATATTTGTTGGGGTTGCCAGAATATTTGTGGGCATTTTGTTTATAATCTCCGGATTTATAAAGCTGAATGATCCAATAGGATTTTCTTTTAAGCTTCAGGAATATTTTAGTGCAGAAGTATTAAATATAGAGGTTTTAGTGCCTTTTGCGCTGGTAATTGCTATTTTTCTTGTTATTTTTGAATTGGTGCTAGGGATCATGCTTATTATAGGATACTTGCCAAAATTCACACTTTGGAGCCTCCTGTTAATGATCGTGTTCTTCACTTTTCTTACATTTTATTCGGCATATTTCGATAAGGTTAAAGATTGTGGGTGCTTTGGGGATGCGTTGCCGCTCACACCATGGCAGTCCTTTTATAAAGATGCCATCTTATTAGGGCTTATTTTACTGCTTTTCTTTAATAGAAAGTTGATTGCTCCAATATTTGCTCCAGTTTCCCATAGATGGATCATTTTCTTGTCGTTTATGCTTTGTTTTATTTTTGCTTATTATGTGCTTATGCATTTACCGGCAATAGATTTTAGAGCTTATAAAGTGGGCAATAATTTGCTGGAGGAGATGAAAATCCCAAAGGATGCTAAAAAAGCGGTTTATGAATATCGTTGGAAATTTGATAGGAATGGAGAAGAGGTACTTATTAAAAATTCTGGGGCTTATCCTAATGTAAAAGGTGAATATGTGGGTGTAGAAACAGCTTTAATTTCTGAAGGATTTAAACCGAAAATCCCGGATTTTTCAATTTTAAAAGATGGACAGGATATTACTAAGGAGATCTTGAGCAAAAAGAAATTGCTGCTCATAGTTGCCTACGATCTAAGAAAAACGGAGAGAGAAGGTTTTAGTGCCATAAAAGAATTGAGCGGGAAAGCACTTAAAAAGGGATATACGGTAGTGGGGTTAACCGCTTCCGGAGATGATCTTAAAAAAGAGATCACTTCTAAATTTAGTTTGAAATTTGATTTTTATCAGAGCGATGAAACAGTGCTTAAGACAATTGTTCGGGCAAACCCTGGGATCCTGACATTAATGAATGCCACAATAACCCAGAAAAAGCATTGGGGAGATGCATTAGAAATAGATTTAAAATAA
- the tpiA gene encoding triose-phosphate isomerase, producing MRKNIVAGNWKMNNDLAETQELISHLKLQMVKEPTCEVYVAPSFVNLYNTFQSLKGTVVKVAAQNMHYAASGAYTGEVSAKMLKSIGVNTVILGHSERRALFNETDELLAKKVNTALKNDMEIIFCFGEELKERKSEKHFEVVKEQLENGLFHVSKDSWKNIVLAYEPVWAIGTGETASPEQAQEMHKYVRGLVANKFGDEIAQDVSILYGGSVKPGNAAEIFEKEDVDGGLIGGASLNAIDFLAIVNAFE from the coding sequence ATGAGAAAAAATATAGTTGCAGGAAACTGGAAAATGAACAATGACCTGGCTGAAACGCAGGAACTGATCTCACATTTAAAGCTGCAAATGGTTAAGGAACCAACCTGCGAGGTTTATGTGGCACCTTCTTTTGTGAATTTATATAACACCTTTCAGTCGCTTAAAGGAACTGTGGTAAAAGTTGCTGCCCAAAATATGCATTATGCAGCAAGCGGTGCATACACCGGAGAGGTTTCAGCAAAAATGTTAAAGAGTATTGGGGTGAATACCGTGATTTTAGGCCATAGTGAACGTAGAGCACTTTTTAACGAAACCGATGAATTGCTGGCAAAAAAAGTAAATACAGCGCTTAAAAATGATATGGAGATTATTTTTTGTTTCGGGGAAGAACTGAAAGAAAGGAAATCTGAAAAGCATTTCGAGGTTGTGAAAGAGCAGCTCGAAAATGGCTTATTTCATGTGAGTAAAGATTCCTGGAAAAATATTGTTCTTGCCTACGAACCAGTTTGGGCCATTGGAACAGGAGAAACAGCATCTCCTGAGCAAGCTCAGGAAATGCATAAATATGTAAGAGGTTTGGTTGCAAATAAGTTTGGGGACGAGATCGCTCAGGATGTTTCTATTTTATATGGTGGTAGTGTGAAACCTGGTAATGCCGCAGAGATCTTTGAGAAGGAAGATGTGGATGGAGGACTTATTGGTGGAGCTAGTTTAAATGCCATAGATTTTTTAGCCATTGTAAATGCTTTTGAATAA
- the prmA gene encoding 50S ribosomal protein L11 methyltransferase, which translates to MANYLEVQFKISPTQPGSEILIAELGDAGFESFVENEDGITAYIQTDEFKDQILEDIQILESDEFEITYSSQEIEQVNWNSEWEKNFNPIVVANKCSVRAPFHEKPDTEYDIVIEPKMSFGTGHHATTHMMLQHILNAEWEGKSVLDMGCGTGVLAILAEMKGATTLDAIDIDNWCYLNTLENIERNNCKNITVSEGTAALLEGKQYDVVLANINRNILLEDIPAYGKCLNSGGKLFLSGFYTEDIPAIEEVCTKNGLKFENKLVKNNWTAASFVKE; encoded by the coding sequence ATGGCTAATTATTTAGAAGTTCAATTTAAAATAAGCCCAACACAACCAGGTTCGGAGATATTGATCGCAGAATTGGGGGATGCAGGTTTTGAAAGTTTTGTTGAAAATGAAGATGGAATCACTGCCTATATTCAGACTGATGAGTTTAAGGATCAGATTTTGGAGGATATTCAAATCTTGGAGTCAGATGAGTTTGAGATAACTTATTCTTCCCAAGAAATAGAACAAGTTAATTGGAACAGTGAGTGGGAGAAGAATTTCAATCCAATTGTAGTGGCCAATAAATGTTCGGTGCGAGCACCCTTCCATGAAAAACCGGATACAGAATATGATATTGTTATTGAACCAAAAATGTCTTTTGGGACCGGACATCATGCAACTACGCATATGATGCTTCAGCATATTCTTAATGCTGAATGGGAAGGAAAATCAGTGTTGGATATGGGTTGCGGAACCGGGGTTTTAGCTATTCTTGCAGAAATGAAGGGAGCCACCACATTAGATGCAATAGATATCGATAATTGGTGTTATTTAAATACCCTGGAAAATATAGAGCGAAATAATTGTAAAAACATTACCGTTTCCGAGGGAACAGCAGCATTGTTGGAAGGCAAACAATACGATGTGGTGCTTGCCAATATCAACCGAAATATACTGCTGGAAGATATTCCTGCTTATGGCAAATGTTTAAATAGTGGAGGCAAGCTGTTTTTAAGCGGATTTTACACTGAAGATATTCCAGCGATAGAGGAAGTTTGCACTAAAAACGGACTGAAATTTGAAAATAAATTGGTTAAAAATAATTGGACTGCAGCAAGTTTTGTGAAAGAATAA
- a CDS encoding ATP-dependent Clp protease adaptor ClpS yields the protein MSTKEEVLEERKTVTKENKNHEIVLFNDEHNTFDHVIETLIYACDHTPEQAEQCSLLVHYKGKCTVKTGPYNDLKPRCSKLLEAGLSAEITD from the coding sequence ATGAGCACGAAAGAAGAGGTATTAGAAGAAAGAAAAACCGTTACTAAAGAGAATAAAAACCATGAAATCGTATTGTTCAATGATGAGCATAATACTTTTGATCATGTGATTGAAACCCTTATTTATGCTTGCGACCATACCCCGGAGCAAGCCGAGCAATGTTCTCTTTTGGTGCATTATAAAGGGAAATGTACAGTAAAAACAGGACCTTATAATGATCTAAAACCAAGATGCTCAAAATTGCTGGAAGCTGGATTAAGTGCAGAAATAACAGATTAA
- a CDS encoding M57 family metalloprotease → MKTNKLFLFLAGAGLLFTSCEKDELTTLPEEEALAINSEVPESVLQKIAALHFNPKGAEVGKIMLPGGGFEKTYIVEGDIALSASQLNNMSPSNIQDKQYRTYNLVSNNRTINVIGYTGGSQALTSKQRTALQYAINNYNALNIGLSFTLTFGTNYTPYDIVVYQTTNGQAGGVAGFPSNGNPYKYIQIFNGMEQYSVDTNEHVMTHEIGHTLGMRHTDWFSRQSCGQSGEAAEPDGAVHIPGTPTGYDSTSVMLACFSANEDGEFGSNDVTAFNYLY, encoded by the coding sequence ATGAAAACTAACAAATTATTTTTATTTCTTGCGGGAGCAGGATTATTATTCACTTCTTGTGAAAAAGATGAATTAACCACATTGCCAGAAGAAGAAGCTTTAGCCATAAATTCTGAAGTGCCGGAATCTGTACTTCAAAAAATTGCAGCCCTACATTTTAACCCTAAAGGAGCGGAAGTGGGAAAAATCATGTTGCCAGGTGGCGGTTTCGAAAAAACCTATATAGTTGAAGGAGATATTGCATTAAGTGCTAGCCAGCTTAATAATATGAGTCCCAGCAATATTCAAGATAAACAGTATCGTACATATAATTTAGTTAGTAATAACAGAACGATAAATGTAATTGGATATACTGGAGGTTCTCAAGCTTTAACTTCTAAACAAAGAACAGCTTTACAGTATGCAATAAATAATTACAATGCCTTAAATATTGGATTGTCTTTTACCTTGACTTTTGGAACGAACTATACACCTTACGATATTGTAGTTTATCAAACTACAAATGGTCAAGCAGGTGGGGTAGCTGGCTTCCCAAGTAATGGTAATCCTTACAAATATATTCAGATATTTAATGGAATGGAGCAATATAGTGTAGATACCAATGAGCATGTAATGACACATGAAATTGGTCACACCTTAGGAATGCGCCATACAGATTGGTTTAGTCGTCAAAGCTGTGGGCAATCTGGAGAAGCTGCAGAACCTGATGGAGCTGTGCATATTCCAGGCACTCCAACCGGCTATGATTCTACTTCTGTAATGTTGGCTTGTTTCTCTGCAAACGAAGATGGAGAATTTGGGTCTAATGATGTTACTGCATTCAATTATTTATATTAA
- a CDS encoding site-specific integrase, with protein MRTSKTLGIHFWVNKQKEIDGEVLLYARITVDKKRVNISLKRKVPLDHWDFKQRKMTGNSAKSKEINDYLEVTKSEIYSTYQILRSDNKPITAANIKNEFLQEGEESKTILELLRYHSLKIENTLAIGSIRNFKVTEGYIVRFLKKKKLTDISLSNLNYEFLCDFENFLNGYYPKGHPKAMSHNTVTKHIQRLRKMVTLAYNLEWIKEDPFRRWKSKFDKVDREFLSDNELSKLATHHFKIDRLDRVRDLFVFSSYTGISFVDIKNLTKKNVWIGDDEGNKWISTFRQKTNNKIKIPLLFRAEQILNKNDVHPVTEISDTLLPTITNEKANLYLKEIAKEVGIEKNLTFHMARHTFATTVALSNGMPIETVSKILGHTKITTTQIYARVMDHKIKSDMDAVQKRLNEKARQLEEEKELMHLREKIIAAEKKNYSHMTKGELLEKLNNVLNK; from the coding sequence ATGAGAACATCGAAAACTCTCGGAATTCATTTCTGGGTTAACAAGCAAAAAGAAATTGATGGTGAAGTGCTTCTTTACGCACGAATTACTGTTGACAAGAAACGTGTCAATATCAGCTTGAAAAGAAAAGTCCCATTAGATCATTGGGATTTTAAACAACGAAAGATGACAGGCAATTCTGCTAAATCAAAAGAAATTAATGATTATCTGGAAGTAACCAAATCGGAAATTTATAGTACTTACCAAATTCTACGCAGTGATAATAAACCTATTACGGCAGCCAATATAAAGAATGAATTTCTACAAGAAGGAGAAGAGTCAAAAACAATTCTTGAATTGTTAAGATATCACAGTCTCAAAATTGAAAATACTCTGGCAATTGGGTCAATTAGAAATTTTAAAGTGACTGAAGGTTATATTGTACGTTTTTTAAAGAAAAAAAAGCTTACTGATATCTCTTTATCTAATTTGAATTATGAGTTTTTATGTGACTTCGAAAACTTTCTTAACGGATACTATCCAAAAGGTCATCCTAAGGCAATGAGTCATAATACCGTAACAAAGCACATACAACGATTACGGAAAATGGTAACGCTTGCATATAACCTTGAATGGATAAAAGAAGATCCCTTCCGTAGATGGAAATCGAAATTTGATAAAGTGGATAGAGAGTTTTTATCCGATAACGAACTGTCGAAATTGGCAACACATCATTTCAAGATTGACCGTTTAGATCGTGTTAGGGATCTTTTTGTTTTCAGTAGCTATACTGGTATTTCTTTCGTCGATATTAAGAATTTGACCAAGAAGAATGTATGGATAGGAGACGATGAGGGCAACAAATGGATTAGCACATTTAGGCAAAAAACAAATAATAAAATCAAGATCCCATTATTGTTTAGAGCAGAACAAATTCTGAATAAAAATGATGTGCATCCAGTCACCGAAATATCGGATACCCTTTTACCCACGATAACAAATGAGAAAGCAAATTTATATTTGAAAGAAATTGCGAAGGAGGTGGGAATTGAAAAAAACCTAACTTTTCATATGGCTCGTCATACGTTTGCAACAACAGTGGCATTGAGCAATGGAATGCCCATTGAAACCGTTTCCAAAATCTTGGGACATACTAAAATTACAACAACTCAAATTTATGCTCGTGTGATGGACCATAAAATAAAGTCTGATATGGATGCGGTTCAGAAAAGGCTTAATGAAAAAGCGAGGCAACTTGAAGAGGAAAAAGAACTTATGCATTTACGGGAAAAGATTATTGCGGCTGAGAAGAAAAATTATTCACATATGACGAAAGGAGAACTCCTTGAGAAGTTGAACAATGTGCTTAATAAATAA